In Theobroma cacao cultivar B97-61/B2 chromosome 7, Criollo_cocoa_genome_V2, whole genome shotgun sequence, the genomic window AACTTTCCACGTACGACAGAAGGAAACCCAATGCAAATTAAAACTATTGTATGTATATTTGGCAAATGATAAGCTCTGCCCAATGCTGTCGTTGTCTGCCTTAATTTGCTAAGACTCTTTCAGCTCTTTAAGCTAGTTTACAGCTTCATCTTTTACTgtttaatcattcatttatcaGGACTTCAGACAACCGCCCCAGTTGAGCTGATGAACAACTGTCGTTTATCAGATTGGGAAAGATCTCAAAGAAATCACAATCAAAATGGCTTGCAACTTAACCATGATGAAGAAATAGTAAGATTAACACAAGTGTTCTTGATCAATGATTCATAGCGAACAATGGAGAGCTGAAGCCTCATATCTATCAGATGAAAAAGGGCAGaatagaaagaaagagagaacaAGATATACAGCATGCTAATCAAATAATTCTATACTATACATATGctagaaacaaaaacaatgaaTGAATAATAAAAGGAGTAGCTAAAATCCATGATTAGAACGGTTGCATCCCTGCATATAATATAGCAGCCATTCCAACTAATTTAGGCCCCCATGAAATTGAACTTTATTCAGTCCATATTCCATAACAGATCATCCACCGGAGGCATCTCCTTTAGCAACCTATCAAACTCCTTGAACGACAAATTCTTCATCAAAATCGAACCGCCTCTAGAATTTCCAACCCCAGCTGCTGGAatccctttttcttcttccctctTATTGATCTGCTCTTTATAAAACCGGCTTTTTGGCTTTGGTGGATTGCTCATAACTCTTGAATCTTTACCTGTCAGCTCTTGTACCACGGACTTAAAGCTTGTAGCATCCGTCTCTACATACTTGGTGTTGATGATCACAACCTTCATTGGCTCTCTTCCACTTGCCATTTGAGATTAGCTTAGCTAACAAGTGTAACGTCGAATTGTTATATAGCTCGAATCAAACAGTTCGGGCACTCCaaatataagaaaagaaatccaACTGCTATAAAGGGTTTTCGCTGTGTGATTTGGGTGGTTTTAAGGGGATTCACTTATATAGAGGAAAATAAGATACCAACGGAAGGAAGTAAGAGAGGAACTTTGAGGAGCAACTTGCAGAAACTCGTCCAGAGTAGGTTGGAAGTTTAATGGCTCAAAAGCTTTGAAAAGATGAAAGATGAGATTGTTTGACCGTTATATGTTCTAAGTTCTGAGCAGTCTACAAGGaccaaaaattaattgaaaattgtaaaataaaaacttgattggGTCAAAAGTAAGCTTATTTGATTCGCACGTGACAGGAAATTTCATGCTGaaatacatgtatatatgCAGTCAGTCAAGCCCACATGTAAACATTTGTTGGCACCTAGCATGCTTGACATGATTCGAATCTAGATCCCTAAGGGGCCTTCAATTCTGTGGTTGATGAAGACGTTGGAGTAGCAATGACTATCACGTTACGGAAGTCATTAAACATTGCTAAAATGATTGATTatggactttttttttatagttgtAAATGTTTGTCTTCATTAAGCTTAGTTTCAAATTGATATTATGATTACCATCCAAGataagtttaaaaatatttaaaatattcgAAGAGGGAgacataaaatataatacGACGCCATTTGAATaaatgagagagaaaaaataagaacaatttttttctaaaatgaCTCGTTtcgataaaagaaagaaaaaaaattatataaaagggttccaattgaagaaaattgaaacaatACTCAAGTCGtcctacttttatatataatatatattttttataattgagaatAAGGTTATCGTGTAcataatcaatatttttttatgataaaattttattttatttgatattttaaaatcaatcaTTAAACTTAAATAGTGATTATAGATGAATTATTGAGTagataattaataatgataagATTTGTctactaattaaaataattcttttgtGACTATTTTAGTAAAATTGGTGCATTATTTGACTTCAACCCATttgaattttcatattttatagttctatttttatgttttcttgaTCATCTTGTCTCGGTGCTTTGTCGATCTTTTAAGTTGtgatatatttgtattttatataattttaaaaataggtAATGCAGTTATTCATTCATTGGATGGTGCAtgtattttcttaatttaa contains:
- the LOC18594527 gene encoding VQ motif-containing protein 10, encoding MASGREPMKVVIINTKYVETDATSFKSVVQELTGKDSRVMSNPPKPKSRFYKEQINKREEEKGIPAAGVGNSRGGSILMKNLSFKEFDRLLKEMPPVDDLLWNMD